Genomic DNA from Paenibacillus donghaensis:
TCTCCCGCACTCAGCTCAGGCGCATTCAAGGAGGCTACCGCATCTTCGATCTGGCTGACCTTGCTGGCGCCGATCAGTGCAGAGGTGACTCTGCCGCCGCGGAGCACCCAGGAGAGGGCGAGCTGCGACATTTTCTGACCGCGCGCGGCAGCCAGCTCGCTCAGCTTGCTGACCTTGCCCAGCACCTCTTCGGTGATCTCCTTCTCGGAGAGGAAGACACTCGGTCCGGCAGCGCGGGAATCGGCCGCAATCCCCTTCAGGTAGCGGTCAGTCAGTATCCCTTTGTAGAGTGGCGAGAAAGCGATAGTGCCGATCCCTTCCTCGGCAAGCACATCCTGCAGCCCGTCTTCAATCCAGCGGGACAGCATGGAGTAATTCGGCTGATGGATCAGGCAGGGGGTTCCCAGACGGCGCAGAATTTGTGCGGCTTCACGCGCCTCATCCGGCTTATAGTTGGAGATCCCTACATACAGCGCTTTGCCTTGACGCACGATCAGATCAAGCGCACCCATGGTTTCCTCCAGCGGAGTGTTCGGGTCCGGACGGTGATGATAGTAAATATCGACATAATCCAGTCCCATCCGTTTCAGACTCTGATCCAGGCTGGCAACCAGATTCTTCTTGGAACCCCATTCACCGTAAGGTCCGGGCCACATATAATAACCGGCCTTGGTGGAGATGATTAATTCATCGCGGTAAGCCGCCAGATCCTGCTTCAGCATCCGCCCGAAGTTCTCTTCCGCCGTACCTGCCGGAGGTCCGTAGTTGTTGGCCAGATCGAAGTGGGTGATCCCGAGGTCAAAAGCCCGCTGAACCATGGCCCGTCCATTCTCAAACACATCGTTGCCGCCGAAATTATGCCACAGTCCGAGCGAAATCGCAGGTAGCAGCAGGCCGCTCCGCCCCGTGCGGTTATATTTCATGCCGCCGTCATACCGGTTCGCATCTGCATTGTACATTCGTGAAACCTCCTAAAGTGTAGTGATATACTTTCAATAAGCAGAAGCTTTCATGCTTGTGATGATGTGAACGCTTCATTTGTTCTTATTGTAGCCAAAAAAAGCAGGCAAACGTATGTCAGCAAGGCA
This window encodes:
- a CDS encoding aldo/keto reductase: MYNADANRYDGGMKYNRTGRSGLLLPAISLGLWHNFGGNDVFENGRAMVQRAFDLGITHFDLANNYGPPAGTAEENFGRMLKQDLAAYRDELIISTKAGYYMWPGPYGEWGSKKNLVASLDQSLKRMGLDYVDIYYHHRPDPNTPLEETMGALDLIVRQGKALYVGISNYKPDEAREAAQILRRLGTPCLIHQPNYSMLSRWIEDGLQDVLAEEGIGTIAFSPLYKGILTDRYLKGIAADSRAAGPSVFLSEKEITEEVLGKVSKLSELAAARGQKMSQLALSWVLRGGRVTSALIGASKVSQIEDAVASLNAPELSAGELEQIEIILRG